In a single window of the Vitis vinifera cultivar Pinot Noir 40024 chromosome 6, ASM3070453v1 genome:
- the LOC100253389 gene encoding self-incompatibility protein S1 produces MAFARSEEEKAEVVRKMHGAASIVVLILMVVSLSDPVVTEKVHASVKNRLGSGRNMKVHCQSKDNDLGEQVVTDGSEFGWDFSVNAWGTTLFYCDTEWEKVQGYHFDAYSFERDYVRCESQCAWLISEEGIYALNGITGFWEFFYGWSD; encoded by the coding sequence GATCAGAAGAAGAGAAGGCAGAGGTGGTGAGGAAGATGCATGGTGCAGCTTCAATAGTTGTCCTGATTCTGATGGTGGTCAGCCTGAGCGACCCAGTTGTCACAGAGAAGGTGCACGCCAGCGTCAAGAATAGACTAGGAAGTGGGAGGAATATGAAGGTGCACTGCCAATCCAAAGACAATGATCTGGGCGAGCAGGTAGTGACAGATGGGAGTGAATTTGGGTGGGACTTCTCTGTTAATGCATGGGGAACCACATTATTCTACTGCGACACGGAGTGGGAAAAAGTACAGGGCTATCATTTTGATGCATATTCCTTTGAGAGGGACTATGTTCGATGTGAGTCTCAATGCGCTTGGCTGATTTCAGAGGAAGGCATCTATGCTTTGAATGGGATTACTGGATTCTGGGAATTTTTTTACGGTTGGTCTGATTGA